A window of Candidatus Vicinibacter proximus contains these coding sequences:
- a CDS encoding T9SS type A sorting domain-containing protein → MTMDFFLFDFDRTTGQLSNYQRIDVTDSLVLDGGACFSPSGRFLYVGTYWDLYQYDLESTDIKGSEVHIAHYDGYKTKGILRAMIGRMQWGPDCKIYVNCRNSMDALHVIHRPNEKGIACDFRPHDLKLPQTHSGTLPYFPNYRLGLAPLCDPELTVSVSEVPVLPEVYVFPNPARDRIHISVREVSSNAGRLQIYNTAGQRIKESAMVSGMNEYEIEVSGWQSGIYFYVIYLNDGRMMNGKFVVE, encoded by the coding sequence ATGACGATGGATTTTTTCTTGTTTGATTTTGACCGTACAACAGGGCAATTGAGCAATTACCAACGGATAGATGTTACAGACAGTTTGGTACTGGATGGAGGGGCGTGTTTTTCCCCTTCGGGAAGGTTTTTGTATGTGGGCACTTATTGGGATTTGTATCAATATGATCTGGAATCCACAGACATAAAAGGGAGTGAGGTACACATAGCACATTATGATGGCTATAAAACAAAAGGAATCTTGCGCGCTATGATTGGACGGATGCAGTGGGGTCCTGACTGTAAAATCTACGTCAATTGCCGGAATAGTATGGATGCCTTGCATGTGATACATCGGCCCAATGAGAAAGGTATAGCCTGTGATTTCAGACCGCATGATTTAAAGTTGCCACAAACACATAGTGGTACTCTTCCCTATTTTCCAAATTACCGATTGGGACTTGCACCTTTATGTGATCCGGAACTTACGGTGTCTGTTAGCGAGGTTCCTGTGTTACCTGAAGTATATGTATTTCCTAATCCTGCAAGAGATAGAATACATATAAGTGTGCGGGAAGTGAGCAGTAATGCAGGGCGATTGCAGATATACAATACAGCCGGCCAAAGAATAAAGGAAAGTGCTATGGTATCGGGTATGAATGAATACGAGATAGAAGTATCGGGATGGCAGTCAGGAATTTATTTTTATGTAATTTATCTGAATGATGGAAGAATGATGAATGGAAAATTTGTGGTGGAATAA
- the rlmF gene encoding 23S rRNA (adenine(1618)-N(6))-methyltransferase RlmF, whose product MIEQKKDHPAEKSRLHSRNKHRARYDFMELIETCPELTPFVRPNIYDDETIDFADPEAVKMLNQALLKHYYGVEHYDIPENYLCPPIPGRADYIHHIADVLSTSNYGSIPTGKKIKCLDIGVGANCIYPIIGHQEYGWSFVATDIDPVSLDAAKNIVESNSFLQGQVEFRLQEEPTDIFYGIIQPEEQFDLSICNPPFYGSADEAREASLRKLSNLKGKPVSEVVRNFGGHNNELWCKGGESAFIAQMIRQSRRFSTSCFWYSTLVSKQSHLKAAYQALKTAGAVEVKTIPMGQGNKSSRLLAWTFLPKEQQKNWINTRWRIEENS is encoded by the coding sequence ATGATCGAACAGAAAAAAGATCATCCTGCTGAAAAATCGCGACTTCATTCGCGCAACAAACACAGGGCTCGTTATGACTTCATGGAATTGATTGAAACCTGTCCGGAATTAACACCGTTTGTAAGACCCAATATTTACGATGATGAGACCATAGATTTTGCAGATCCCGAAGCTGTAAAAATGTTGAATCAGGCCTTGTTGAAACATTACTATGGAGTGGAACACTACGACATTCCTGAAAATTATCTCTGTCCTCCCATCCCCGGCAGGGCAGATTACATCCACCACATTGCAGATGTATTGTCAACCAGCAATTATGGATCCATCCCTACCGGAAAAAAAATAAAATGTCTCGACATAGGTGTAGGAGCCAATTGCATTTATCCAATCATCGGACATCAAGAATACGGTTGGTCATTTGTTGCCACAGACATTGATCCGGTATCCCTCGATGCCGCTAAAAATATTGTTGAATCCAACTCATTCCTACAAGGGCAGGTAGAATTCAGATTGCAGGAAGAACCAACAGATATTTTTTATGGAATCATACAACCGGAAGAACAATTTGATCTCAGCATCTGCAACCCACCATTTTATGGATCAGCAGATGAAGCACGTGAAGCCTCCCTACGCAAATTAAGCAACCTGAAAGGGAAACCGGTATCAGAAGTAGTTAGAAACTTCGGTGGTCACAACAACGAACTCTGGTGCAAAGGTGGTGAATCAGCCTTCATTGCACAGATGATTCGTCAAAGCAGAAGATTCTCCACCTCTTGCTTTTGGTACTCCACACTTGTCTCCAAACAGTCTCACCTGAAAGCCGCGTATCAGGCTTTAAAAACTGCCGGCGCAGTAGAAGTAAAAACCATTCCCATGGGACAAGGCAATAAATCCAGCAGACTACTTGCCTGGACCTTCCTCCCAAAAGAACAACAAAAAAATTGGATCAACACCAGATGGAGAATTGAAGAAAATTCATAA